The following coding sequences lie in one Chromatiales bacterium genomic window:
- a CDS encoding DUF808 domain-containing protein, translated as MAGASLLALLDDIATLLDDIGVMAKLAAKKTAGVLGDDLAVNAEQVSGVRAERELPVVWAVAKGSLKNKFILVPAALLISAVVPWLITPLLVLGGGYLCYEGFEKITHAFVRDPEAVEHRKTLIKAVADPAVDLVECERKRIRGAIRTDFVLSAEIIVITLGVVADASLGVRIGALVTVALVITAGVYGLVAAIVKLDDFALYLLRSGEAPGAGRWRQWVGRSLLSAAPYLMRFLSVAGTMAMFLVGGGILVHGIGPLHHGIELLVHALVPASGVLAGTLNIGAQALTGVLAGAVIYGLTQATAKLRGR; from the coding sequence GTGGCCGGCGCCAGTCTGCTCGCACTGCTCGACGATATCGCGACGCTACTCGACGATATCGGCGTAATGGCCAAGCTTGCCGCAAAGAAGACCGCCGGCGTGCTCGGCGATGATCTCGCGGTCAATGCCGAACAGGTCAGCGGCGTGCGCGCCGAACGCGAACTGCCCGTGGTCTGGGCGGTTGCGAAGGGTTCGCTGAAGAACAAGTTCATCCTGGTGCCGGCGGCGCTGCTGATCAGCGCCGTAGTGCCCTGGCTCATCACGCCGTTGCTGGTGCTGGGCGGCGGCTATCTCTGCTACGAAGGCTTCGAGAAGATCACGCACGCATTCGTGCGTGATCCCGAGGCCGTCGAGCATCGCAAGACGCTGATCAAGGCGGTGGCCGATCCAGCGGTCGACCTCGTCGAGTGCGAACGAAAACGCATCCGCGGCGCGATCCGCACGGATTTCGTGCTGTCCGCGGAGATCATCGTCATCACGCTGGGCGTAGTGGCCGACGCCAGCCTCGGCGTACGCATCGGCGCACTGGTCACGGTTGCGCTGGTGATCACCGCCGGGGTCTACGGGCTGGTTGCGGCGATCGTAAAGCTCGACGACTTTGCGCTGTATCTGCTGCGCAGCGGCGAGGCGCCCGGTGCCGGTCGCTGGCGCCAGTGGGTGGGCCGCTCGCTGTTGAGCGCCGCCCCGTATCTCATGCGGTTTCTGTCGGTGGCCGGAACGATGGCGATGTTCCTCGTGGGCGGTGGCATTCTCGTGCACGGCATCGGCCCGCTGCACCACGGAATCGAACTGCTGGTGCACGCACTCGTTCCGGCCAGCGGTGTACTGGCGGGCACACTGAACATTGGCGCACAGGCCCTGACGGGAGTGCTTGCGGGTGCGGTGATTTACGGTCTGACTCAGGCCACGGCAAAACTACGCGGGCGCTAA
- a CDS encoding glutamate synthase subunit beta, which produces MGKPTGFKEFARKDRNYRPVDERIRHYHEFVVPLSEPEVSEQAARCMDCGIPFCHQGCPVNNIIPDWNDLVYRQDWRGALDVLHSTNNFPEFTGRICPAPCEASCTLNIDDQPVTIKTIECSIIDKAFDEGWVTPRIAEHKTGKRVAVVGSGPAGLACSQQLARAGHEVVLFEKNDRIGGLLRYGIPDFKMEKHLIDRRMEQMSAEGVEFRPNTNVGADVSAEDLLREFDAVALTGGAEKPRDLPVQGREFDGVHFAMDFLRQQNRRVAGDDVDSATAILAGGRDVLVIGGGDTGSDCIGTSIRQGCASVTQLEIMPRPPEREDKAVTWPDWPLKMRTSSSQEEGAERDWSVRTVQLLGDDQDRVRALQGVRVEWVKGDDGRFEMRDVAGSQFELKADLVLLAMGFVHPEHAGLIEKIGVDLDPRGNVSADTEGEKAYYTSVEGVFSAGDMRRGQSLVVWAIREGRQCARAVDEYLMGYSELPR; this is translated from the coding sequence ATGGGCAAGCCGACAGGCTTCAAGGAATTCGCGCGCAAGGACCGCAACTACCGGCCGGTCGACGAGCGAATCCGGCACTACCATGAATTCGTCGTACCGCTCAGCGAACCCGAGGTCAGCGAGCAGGCCGCACGGTGCATGGATTGCGGCATCCCGTTCTGCCATCAGGGCTGTCCGGTCAACAACATCATTCCGGACTGGAACGACCTCGTCTATCGGCAGGACTGGCGCGGCGCGCTCGACGTGCTGCATTCGACGAACAACTTTCCGGAGTTCACCGGCCGCATCTGTCCGGCACCCTGCGAGGCGTCGTGCACGCTGAACATCGACGACCAGCCGGTCACGATCAAGACGATCGAATGTTCGATCATCGACAAGGCGTTTGACGAGGGCTGGGTCACACCGCGCATCGCCGAACACAAGACCGGCAAACGCGTTGCCGTCGTGGGTTCGGGGCCGGCGGGGCTGGCGTGTTCGCAACAGCTCGCGCGCGCCGGTCACGAAGTCGTGCTGTTCGAAAAGAACGACCGCATCGGCGGCCTGCTGCGTTACGGCATCCCTGACTTCAAGATGGAAAAACATCTGATCGACCGGCGCATGGAGCAGATGAGTGCCGAGGGTGTCGAGTTCCGGCCGAACACGAATGTGGGTGCGGACGTCAGTGCCGAAGATCTGCTGCGCGAGTTCGATGCGGTCGCACTGACCGGCGGCGCCGAGAAACCGCGCGACCTGCCCGTGCAGGGGCGCGAATTCGACGGCGTGCATTTTGCGATGGACTTCCTGCGCCAGCAGAACCGGCGCGTCGCCGGCGACGACGTCGATTCGGCAACCGCCATCCTGGCAGGCGGTCGTGACGTGCTCGTGATCGGTGGCGGCGACACCGGCTCCGACTGTATCGGCACCTCGATTCGCCAAGGCTGCGCAAGCGTCACCCAGCTCGAGATCATGCCGCGTCCCCCCGAGCGCGAGGACAAGGCCGTGACCTGGCCGGACTGGCCGCTGAAGATGCGCACCTCGAGTTCGCAGGAAGAAGGCGCTGAGCGCGACTGGAGCGTGCGCACCGTGCAACTGCTCGGCGACGATCAGGATCGCGTGCGGGCCCTGCAGGGCGTGCGGGTCGAATGGGTCAAGGGCGATGACGGTCGCTTCGAGATGCGCGACGTCGCCGGTTCGCAATTCGAACTCAAGGCCGATCTCGTGCTGCTCGCGATGGGCTTCGTGCATCCCGAACACGCCGGGCTTATCGAGAAGATCGGCGTGGACCTCGATCCGCGCGGCAACGTCAGCGCCGACACCGAGGGCGAAAAGGCCTACTACACCTCGGTCGAGGGCGTGTTCTCGGCCGGTGACATGCGCCGTGGCCAGTCGCTGGTGGTTTGGGCCATTCGCGAGGGACGCCAGTGCGCACGGGCCGTCGACGAATACCTGATGGGTTATTCCGAGCTTCCGCGCTGA
- the gltB gene encoding glutamate synthase large subunit, giving the protein MSLRNLPAKQGLYDPALEHDSCGVGFVAHIKGKASHSIVSMGLELLVNLTHRGAVGADPLAGDGAGVLLQVPDRFLRAKCAEFGLELPPAGGYGVGMVFLPDDDAKAALCVKTLEAVIVEEGQQVLGWRDVPTDNSGVGPTVTACEPRVRQIFVAPGAAGLEGDAFERKLFVIRKVAEHRLRAECGTEFYVTSLSARTVCYKGMLLADQVGVYFPDLGDERVESALALVHQRFSTNTFPTWDLAQPFRMIAHNGEINTLRGNVNWMAARRHSMRSSQLGDDLDKLWPLIAEGQSDTACFDNALELLHYGGYPLAHAMMLLIPEAWAGNPLMDDDRRAFYEYHAALMEPWDGPAAVAFTDGRHIGATLDRNGLRPARYLITDDDLVVMASEMGVLPIAEERIVKKWRLQPGRMFLADLEQGRIIDDAELKAELAAARPYRQWLRDTQIRLHELPAVPVELPAHKVELLDRQQAFGYTQEDIKFLMTPMAVTGQEAVGSMGADNPPAVLSNQPKSLFNYFRQNFAQVTNPPIDPIREELVMSLVSLIGPRPNLLGHDEAGLHTRLEVNQPILTNADLERIRRIEEHTSAFRTHTLDICYPADLGAAGMASALDALCKAAERAVHDHHNILILSDRGLDRDHIAIPAALATSAVHHHLIRHGLRTETGLVVETGAAREVHHFCVLAGYGAEAINPYLAFETLDAMRPELPEDLSTKEVEKRYIKAVGKGILKVMSKMGISTYQSYCGAQIFDAIGLSSAFVDRYFTGTPGRIEGIGLDEVAADAVRLHRDAFGDAPVLRGALEVGGDYAYRLRGEDHVWTPETISRLQHAVRANNAKTFAEFARLIDEQNEHLLTLRGLFDFRFAGTPVPLDEVEPAKEIVKRFATGAMSFGSISHEAHSTLAIAMNRIGGKSNTGEGGEEPERFRPLANGDSMRSAIKQVASGRFGVTTEYLVNSDMIQIKMAQGAKPGEGGQLPGHKVDERIARVRHSTPGVGLISPPPHHDIYSIEDLAQLIHDLKNVNPQAAISVKLVSEIGVGTVAAGVSKAHADHVTIAGADGGTGASPLTSIKHAGSPWEIGLAETHQTLVLNALRGRIAVQVDGGLRTGRDVVVGALLGADEFGFSTAPLIAEGCIMMRKCHLNTCPVGIATQDPELRKRFTGKPEHVVNYFFFVAEQVRALMARLGFRRFDEMVGRMDRLDMSQAIRHYKAKGLDYSRILTMPKPAPGVAVRHTEAQDHGLERALDLKLIELAGPALKSGKTVQIEQPIRNLNRTVGAMLSGEVAKRYGYAGLADDTIHVRLKGTAGQSFGAWLARGVTLELSGEANDYVGKGMSGGRIVVYPPPESSLVPEDNIIVGNTVLYGAISGECYFRGVAGERFAVRNSGVTAVVEGTGDHCCEYMTGGVVVVLGPTGRNFAAGMSGGIAYVLDEHGDFESRCNLAMVELQPVCAEDDALDRLECLGGDLETHGEVDVSHDMTRYDGIRLRQLIEKHLHYTGSGRARHILDHWDSMIGRFVKIMPVDYRRALENMQQRQASNGANMRSGSPGAGG; this is encoded by the coding sequence ATGAGCCTGCGAAATCTGCCTGCGAAACAGGGTCTATACGACCCCGCCCTCGAGCACGACAGCTGTGGGGTGGGCTTTGTCGCCCATATCAAGGGAAAGGCAAGCCACTCGATCGTTTCGATGGGGCTGGAACTGCTGGTAAACCTGACCCACCGTGGTGCGGTCGGCGCCGATCCGCTGGCAGGCGACGGCGCGGGCGTGCTGCTCCAGGTGCCGGACCGGTTTCTGCGGGCGAAATGTGCCGAGTTCGGCCTTGAGCTGCCGCCGGCCGGCGGCTACGGCGTTGGCATGGTGTTCCTGCCCGATGATGACGCCAAGGCCGCGCTGTGCGTGAAGACGCTCGAGGCCGTGATCGTCGAGGAAGGCCAGCAGGTGCTCGGCTGGCGCGATGTGCCGACCGACAATTCCGGGGTCGGCCCCACGGTCACGGCCTGCGAGCCGCGGGTGCGCCAGATCTTCGTCGCGCCCGGGGCCGCGGGGCTCGAAGGTGACGCCTTCGAACGCAAGCTGTTCGTGATCCGCAAGGTCGCCGAACACCGCCTGCGTGCCGAGTGCGGTACCGAGTTCTACGTGACCTCGCTGTCGGCGCGTACCGTTTGCTACAAGGGCATGCTGCTCGCCGACCAGGTCGGCGTGTACTTTCCGGACCTCGGCGACGAACGTGTGGAAAGCGCGCTGGCCCTTGTGCACCAGCGCTTTTCGACGAACACGTTCCCGACCTGGGACCTCGCCCAGCCGTTCCGGATGATCGCGCACAATGGCGAGATCAACACCCTGCGCGGCAACGTCAACTGGATGGCGGCGCGGCGGCATTCCATGCGCTCATCGCAGCTCGGTGACGATCTCGACAAGCTCTGGCCGTTGATCGCCGAAGGTCAGTCCGATACCGCGTGCTTCGACAACGCTCTGGAGTTGCTGCATTACGGCGGTTACCCGCTCGCTCACGCGATGATGCTGCTGATTCCGGAGGCCTGGGCCGGCAATCCGCTGATGGATGACGACCGCCGCGCGTTCTACGAATATCACGCGGCGCTCATGGAGCCGTGGGACGGCCCGGCGGCCGTGGCGTTCACCGACGGCCGCCACATCGGCGCGACGCTCGATCGCAATGGCCTGCGCCCCGCGCGTTATCTCATCACCGATGACGATCTCGTCGTCATGGCCTCGGAAATGGGCGTGCTGCCGATCGCCGAGGAACGCATCGTCAAGAAGTGGCGCCTGCAGCCGGGCAGGATGTTCCTGGCCGACCTCGAGCAGGGTCGCATCATCGACGATGCCGAACTGAAGGCCGAGCTGGCGGCGGCTCGCCCGTACCGCCAGTGGCTGCGCGACACCCAGATTCGCCTGCATGAGCTGCCGGCCGTGCCGGTGGAACTGCCGGCACACAAGGTGGAACTGCTCGATCGCCAGCAGGCGTTCGGTTACACCCAGGAAGACATCAAGTTTCTGATGACACCGATGGCGGTTACCGGTCAGGAAGCCGTCGGTTCCATGGGCGCGGACAACCCCCCGGCCGTGCTGTCGAACCAGCCGAAGTCGCTGTTCAATTATTTCCGGCAGAACTTCGCCCAGGTCACGAACCCACCGATCGATCCGATCCGCGAGGAACTCGTGATGTCGCTGGTCTCGCTGATCGGTCCACGGCCGAATCTGCTCGGGCACGACGAGGCCGGTCTGCACACGCGCCTGGAGGTCAATCAGCCGATCCTCACGAACGCCGATCTCGAGCGCATCCGTCGCATCGAAGAGCACACCAGCGCGTTTCGCACCCATACACTGGATATCTGCTATCCGGCCGATCTCGGCGCCGCCGGCATGGCGTCCGCGCTCGATGCCCTGTGCAAGGCCGCCGAGCGCGCGGTGCACGACCACCACAACATTCTGATTCTGTCCGATCGGGGGCTGGATCGTGATCACATCGCGATTCCGGCCGCGCTTGCCACTTCGGCCGTGCATCATCACCTGATCCGCCACGGTCTGCGCACCGAGACCGGGCTGGTGGTTGAAACCGGCGCCGCGCGCGAAGTGCATCACTTCTGCGTGCTGGCCGGCTATGGCGCCGAGGCGATCAATCCGTACCTCGCCTTCGAAACGCTTGATGCGATGCGGCCCGAGCTGCCCGAGGACCTCAGCACCAAAGAGGTCGAGAAGCGCTACATCAAGGCCGTCGGCAAGGGCATTCTGAAGGTCATGTCCAAGATGGGCATCTCGACCTACCAGTCGTACTGCGGTGCACAGATCTTCGACGCGATCGGGCTGTCGAGCGCGTTCGTCGACCGCTACTTCACCGGCACCCCGGGGCGGATCGAAGGCATCGGGCTGGACGAGGTCGCGGCCGACGCCGTGCGTCTGCATCGCGATGCCTTTGGCGATGCGCCCGTATTGCGCGGCGCGCTCGAGGTCGGCGGCGACTACGCCTACCGCCTGCGCGGCGAGGATCATGTCTGGACGCCCGAGACCATCTCGCGGCTGCAACACGCGGTGCGCGCCAACAACGCCAAGACGTTCGCCGAGTTCGCGCGTCTGATCGACGAGCAGAACGAACACCTGCTCACGCTGCGCGGACTGTTCGACTTCCGCTTCGCCGGCACGCCCGTGCCGCTCGACGAAGTCGAGCCGGCCAAAGAGATCGTGAAGCGATTCGCAACCGGTGCGATGTCGTTCGGTTCGATTTCGCATGAGGCTCATTCCACGCTTGCGATCGCGATGAACCGCATCGGCGGCAAGTCGAACACGGGCGAGGGCGGCGAGGAGCCGGAACGATTCAGGCCGCTGGCGAACGGCGACTCCATGCGTTCGGCCATCAAGCAGGTCGCCTCGGGTCGTTTCGGAGTCACGACTGAATATCTGGTCAACTCCGACATGATCCAGATCAAGATGGCCCAGGGCGCGAAGCCCGGCGAAGGCGGCCAGCTGCCCGGACACAAGGTTGACGAGCGCATTGCGCGCGTGCGCCATTCGACGCCGGGTGTCGGGCTGATCTCGCCGCCGCCGCATCACGACATCTATTCGATCGAAGACCTTGCGCAGCTGATCCACGATCTGAAGAACGTCAATCCGCAGGCGGCGATCTCGGTCAAACTGGTTTCCGAAATAGGCGTCGGCACGGTCGCCGCGGGCGTTTCCAAGGCGCATGCGGACCACGTGACGATCGCCGGCGCGGATGGTGGCACTGGCGCGAGCCCGTTGACCTCGATCAAGCACGCCGGCAGTCCGTGGGAGATCGGTCTTGCGGAAACGCATCAGACCCTGGTGCTGAACGCCTTGCGTGGCCGCATCGCCGTGCAGGTCGACGGTGGTCTGCGTACCGGCCGCGATGTCGTCGTCGGCGCGCTGCTCGGCGCGGACGAGTTCGGGTTCTCGACCGCACCGCTGATTGCAGAAGGCTGCATCATGATGCGCAAGTGTCACCTGAACACCTGCCCGGTTGGCATCGCGACGCAGGATCCGGAACTGCGCAAGCGTTTCACGGGCAAACCCGAACACGTCGTGAATTACTTCTTCTTCGTCGCCGAACAGGTGCGCGCACTCATGGCGCGCCTGGGCTTCCGGCGGTTCGATGAAATGGTCGGGCGCATGGACCGGCTCGACATGAGCCAGGCGATCCGTCACTACAAGGCCAAGGGCCTCGACTACTCGCGCATTCTCACGATGCCGAAGCCGGCGCCGGGCGTGGCGGTGCGTCACACCGAGGCGCAGGACCACGGGCTCGAACGCGCACTCGATCTCAAGCTCATCGAACTTGCGGGCCCGGCACTGAAATCGGGCAAGACCGTGCAGATCGAACAGCCGATCCGGAACCTGAACCGCACGGTCGGTGCGATGCTCTCCGGTGAAGTTGCCAAGCGCTATGGTTATGCCGGGCTTGCCGACGACACGATTCACGTACGACTGAAGGGCACGGCCGGTCAGAGCTTCGGCGCATGGCTAGCGCGCGGCGTCACGCTGGAACTCTCCGGCGAGGCGAACGACTACGTCGGCAAGGGCATGAGCGGCGGACGTATCGTGGTCTATCCGCCGCCTGAGTCCAGCCTCGTGCCCGAAGACAACATCATCGTCGGCAACACGGTGCTGTATGGCGCGATCAGCGGCGAGTGCTACTTCCGCGGCGTGGCAGGCGAGCGGTTTGCCGTGCGCAACTCCGGTGTGACCGCCGTGGTTGAGGGCACTGGCGACCACTGCTGCGAATACATGACCGGCGGTGTCGTCGTCGTCCTGGGTCCGACCGGCCGCAACTTCGCCGCGGGCATGTCCGGCGGCATCGCCTACGTGCTCGACGAGCATGGCGATTTCGAGTCGCGCTGCAATCTGGCGATGGTCGAGCTTCAGCCGGTCTGCGCCGAAGACGACGCGCTGGATCGACTCGAATGTCTGGGCGGCGATCTCGAAACGCATGGCGAGGTCGATGTCAGCCACGACATGACGCGTTATGACGGCATCCGCCTGCGTCAGCTGATCGAGAAGCACCTGCACTACACCGGCAGCGGGCGCGCACGACACATCCTCGATCACTGGGATTCGATGATCGGCCGGTTCGTCAAGATCATGCCCGTCGATTACCGGCGCGCACTCGAAAACATGCAACAACGCCAGGCGAGCAACGGCGCGAACATGCGCTCCGGTTCGCCGGGCGCCGGGGGTTAA
- a CDS encoding DUF805 domain-containing protein, whose amino-acid sequence MRQGWRLLSPGGRLKRRPYFLAVLGIGLLGVSGGYLVQHLLLREDYVSPCYLEITFLWGLLILGAITPFSVQRARDIGISGWWVSFLWLPPFFDLKFILILSKYTGAGISGHLFWLALLVGVTSLIVTATLFFQKVMVRGMSAANPNKKLNNASSWLGCANPSLKRTAVSGSRSPQKVPSVFGQSASDPRVR is encoded by the coding sequence ATGAGGCAAGGATGGCGATTATTAAGCCCCGGAGGTCGATTAAAACGCCGCCCCTATTTTCTCGCAGTTCTTGGGATTGGATTGCTAGGGGTTAGCGGGGGCTATCTAGTTCAGCATCTTCTTCTCAGGGAGGACTATGTCTCACCGTGCTATCTAGAAATCACTTTCCTCTGGGGGCTGTTAATCCTCGGTGCAATTACACCATTTTCTGTACAGCGAGCGAGGGATATTGGGATCTCCGGGTGGTGGGTTTCTTTTTTGTGGCTGCCGCCTTTCTTTGATTTGAAGTTCATTTTGATTCTAAGTAAGTATACTGGCGCAGGGATTAGTGGACACTTATTCTGGCTGGCACTTCTTGTGGGCGTTACAAGTCTTATCGTTACTGCCACGTTGTTTTTTCAAAAAGTGATGGTGCGGGGAATGAGTGCGGCGAACCCTAACAAAAAGTTAAACAACGCCAGTTCCTGGCTCGGATGCGCTAACCCCTCGCTCAAGCGGACTGCCGTCAGCGGCAGCCGCTCACCTCAAAAGGTTCCTTCCGTGTTCGGCCAGTCAGCTAGCGACCCACGAGTTCGCTAA